GCTTCCGACCAGTCAAGAACCTGGATCAAGGTTTCTACTAGGGCATCAACGGCGCGATCGCCCCCAACCCATGCTTCGGGTGCGGTAAAAAGCGCCTTGGAGGTCTGAGATGTCATCAGCACCTGAGAGCGCACGGTCGCGGTGCGCGTCTCGGCAAGGATCAGACGCAATTGCTCGACCGCCCGTGCGCCACCGATACCGCCATAGCTGACGAAACCAGCGGCTTTGTCGGACCACTCGGAATACAGAAAGTCGATCGCGTTCTTCAGCGCCCCTGGGATCGAGTGGTTGTACTCAGGCGTCACGAAAATGAAGCCATCACAGGCATCGACGGCCTTTGCCCATGTCTTCGTGTGAGCGTGGCGATAGTCCCCCATGATCGCAGGCACAGGCTCATCCAGCATCGGCAGATCAAAATCTGCGATGTCGAGGACGTTGAACTTGGCCCGGTCTCCGCAGCTTTCACGGGCCGCATGCGCGACACCCTTTGCAATAAGATGGGATTTTCGGCCGGGTCGGGTACTTCCGGTAATGATGCCGATGGTGAGCATGTTTGTGTCCTTGCCATGTTTCATTAATTACAACGTTCACTGTATAATTTACAATGACCGTTGTAATTTCAAGGGCAAATCAGTATTTTGCATGTACGGCATCAGCGACGCCTGTCTATAATATTGATAAATTTGGAGAAAAATATGGTAACAGGCAACGTTTCAAAACGTGAAGCCATCATTCGTGGCGCGCGCACAGTGTTCGGGCGCGACGGCTTCGCCAGAGCCAGCATGGACGACATCGCTGCGACAGCGAATGTGTCCTCGCGCACGATCTACAATCATTTCGGCGATAAGTCCGGCCTGTTTAGTGCCCTAATTGTCGAAAGTGCGCAGGAGGTTCGCGACGCGCAGATTGCTGAGATTGAGCGTCATCTTGGCAAGATTGTTGATCTAGAAGAAGATCTTCGCGCATTGGGAACAGCTTTTGCGACCAACCGTTCAAGATTTCCGGAACATTTCGCACTGGTTCGCCATATCTATGCCGAGGCAGGTCACCTTCCAGCAGATGTGCTGGCCGACTGGGCGGCAGCTGGACCAAGGGCGGTTCATCGGGCTTTGACTGGGGCGCTGGAGGATCTCCAAAAACGAGGGCTCTTAAAGTTTGATGATAGCACGCGCGCGGCCAATCAATTCGTGGCGCTGGTCGGGACCGAAGTGAATGAACGAACGTTCGGCGGTACGGTCCCCACCGATCCAGCCTTCATAGCTGCGGTGGTTCGTGCTGGAGTCGAGACTTTCCTTCGTGCGTTCAAAGCCTGAAGCCAGATGCTGTAACCACTTAACTTTTAGCGACATAGGCGGCCTGGGGTCCGCTGGTCAGAACTCAACGGTTCTGTCACAGGCAGAATCCACCGTTTTTGCCCTACACATTGTGACCAGGGGTTTTTGTCCGACAGCGGCCGTTCGTGACATGTGCGGCGAAAGTCGGGATCGAGCCCGACTCGACAGATTCTGCACTATGCACGAAGGCCCGATATCGCAAAAGTTCCGAAACCTTCATCAGCCCCTTAGGTTTTGGCTGGGGTTTGTGGCAGCGCCAATTCGGGCAATTTTTAAGGTGTTGGCGGTAATTATCCCCAAATCGCGTTATT
This genomic window from Puniceibacterium sp. IMCC21224 contains:
- a CDS encoding NADPH-dependent FMN reductase, whose protein sequence is MLTIGIITGSTRPGRKSHLIAKGVAHAARESCGDRAKFNVLDIADFDLPMLDEPVPAIMGDYRHAHTKTWAKAVDACDGFIFVTPEYNHSIPGALKNAIDFLYSEWSDKAAGFVSYGGIGGARAVEQLRLILAETRTATVRSQVLMTSQTSKALFTAPEAWVGGDRAVDALVETLIQVLDWSEALKTLRVRQAASFSEDATAS
- a CDS encoding TetR/AcrR family transcriptional regulator → MVTGNVSKREAIIRGARTVFGRDGFARASMDDIAATANVSSRTIYNHFGDKSGLFSALIVESAQEVRDAQIAEIERHLGKIVDLEEDLRALGTAFATNRSRFPEHFALVRHIYAEAGHLPADVLADWAAAGPRAVHRALTGALEDLQKRGLLKFDDSTRAANQFVALVGTEVNERTFGGTVPTDPAFIAAVVRAGVETFLRAFKA